The genomic DNA TTCAAGGAATTCCGTCCGCGCAAGCTGGAAAAAATGATTACGGCAATCATGCGTGACAAGGGCGAATCCGATCCGGCGGTCGCCGCAATCATGTATGAAGCGTGCATCTGCCATCAACGCCTGAACCGGCTCCTGCCCCTGTTCGACGGCGTCGATCCCGAATTTCTCCTGAATCATACTCCGGCCATCCACATCCGCTCCCATCTGCTTGTGGACCAATCCCGGCACCGGGAATGGGCCCGCATCTTCGGCCGCAACATCTTCACCCTCGCGCCCCTGCCCGACCCGAAGGATGCGCCCGAACCGCTTTTCGACGAAAAGAAGCTGGATGCGCCCGAGCCGGTGAGCGCCGCGACGATTCGCGCCGAGATGGACGGCAACCTGCCCGCGCCCCTGCCGCGCAGGCCTTTGCAGGAAACCATCGACACCGCCCTGCCCGCCCTGGACAAGGCCGACGCCTTCATGGGCCCAGCCATGGAGCACAGGGCGTCCCTGTCGCCCGTGGCCCGGTTGCGTCACTGGTCCGTCAAGACGCGTACGGTCAACGGCAACCTGTCCAACTCCCTGCATGGCTTGCAGACCTGCTACGGACGGGGACTTTCCATGGAACGGGCCGACGCCTCCTACGCCATGGAAATGGCCGAACGCTTTTCCTCCTACGCCAGCTTTGGACCCAAGGGCGTACTGAACTACGCCCGCGAGTACCCGCTGACCTACGCGTCCTTCGATGAACTGGATGCGCCCGCCATAAACCCGGCCGACATCCGGCTGGAAGTGCCCTATGCGGGCCAGAGGCTCCACTGGCTGGAAGGGCATGGCCCCGACGGCGAGCCGATTCTGGTCCCGGCCCAGTTCGTCTTCCTGTTCTGCAACCTGGACGAACAGACCCTGTTCAGCGCGCTGGGCTCCACCGGCCTGGCTTCGGGCAACACCCTCTTCGAAGCCAAGGCGGCCGCCCTTACCGAAGTCATCGAACGTGATTCGGACGCGACGCAGATATTCGACCCCAAACGGTGTTTCCGCGTGAGAAGCTGCGATCCCGAAATCGGCTCGCTCCTCCAGAACTACCACGAGGACGGCATCGACGTCTGGTTCATGGACATGACCACCGAACTGGGCGTGCCGTGCTACAAATCCGTGGTGCTTGGCAAACACGGCGACGTGAACAAGGGAGGCGGCTGTTCGCTGAACGGCAAGGCCGCCCTGGTTTCGGCCATGACCGAAACGGCCTACCCGTACCCCGGCCCCAAGAGTGGACCCGCGCCGGAAGGATTGCCCGTCCGCAACCTGGAAGACCTCCCCGACCTGTCCACGGGCAGCGCCGAGGGAGATGTGATGGTGCTGGAAAAAACGCTTCTGGCCAACGGCTACCGGCCCGCTTACGTGGACCTGACCCGCAGGGACCTGAACATCCCGGTGGTCCGTGCCATCGTTCCCGGCCTGGAGCTGATCTCCGACTTCGACCAGTATTCCCGGGTCAGTCCGCGGCTGTATCGGAACTACCTCAAAGCGTGCGAGTAACCCGGGCTTCCCGGCGGCGCTTGCGCGGCCCCTTGGTTCCGAGGGTCCGGTAGGTCACCTCCAGAACGCCCGCCCCGCCGAAGAGCGCGGCCAGCACCCAGACATTGGCCGGATCGTCGCCGACGCTCTGCCAGACCATGGCCCCGAAAGCGGCGGCGCAGGCCACTACGCCCAGGGCGGACAGAGTCCGGCCCGCCCCGGCGTCCTCATCCTTGAAATTGGCCGCGTTGACCACGGCGAACAAGGACAGGAACCCCGCGCTGCCCAGGGTGGAGATGAAGGAAAGATCGCCCACGTTGGCCAGAATGAGGGCGAGCGCGGACGTGACCAATAGGCCCTCGGCGGGCGCGCCCCACATCTGCCGTTCAAGCTGAACCGGCAGTTCCCCTTCCTTGGCTATGGTGTAACAAAGCCGTGAGGAGCCGTAGAGGGTCGCGTTGATCGCGCTGAACGTGGACAGAAGCGCGGCTACGGCGATGAGGGTAAAACCGGTCCGTCCCAGGAACGGCCTGGCAGCTTCCGCTAGGGCGTAGTCGCGGGCCCCCGTGATGGCGTCAAGCGGCAGGTTGCCCACCACCACGACGGCGATGGCCACATAAAGCAGGATCACGAAGCCCACGGATAGATAGAACGCGAGCGGCAGGTCCCGCTCGGGATCGCGGATTTCCGCGCCGGTATTGGCAATGAGCTCGAACCCCTCGTAGGCCACGAAGATAATCATTCCCCCCGCCACCAGGGGCAGCATCGGAACCCAGGTGTCCGGGGCCAGCCGCGCGGGCTCCACGCCCTTGACGCCGACTACCAGGAAGAAAAGCAAAATGGATATCTTGACGACCACCACGTAGGTCTCGGCCTTGCCGACCACTTTGGCGCTGGTCAAATTCAGGACTGCGGGCACGATGATCGCCAGGGATATCAGTCCGTGCCGCACCAGCCAACCGGTGTTCTCCGGGAAGAACACGGCCCCGTATGAGCCAAAGGCGTGGGCATAGAGGGCAAGCATGACGACATAGGAAAACCACAGCAGCACATTGAGCGCGCCCACATGCATGGAGTTGCCGAAAATCCGATCCAGGAAGACCACGGTTCCGCCCGCCCCGGCGTATCGCACGGACAGCCGCGCATAGGAGGAGGCGGTGACGAGGGCGACCAGTCCGGCCAGCGCGAAAGCGACGGGCGTGCCGCCGCCCGCCAATTGCACGCTCAGTCCCAGCACGGCGAATATGCCGCCGCCCACCATGCCTCCCACCCCGATGGAGACCGCTCCCCACAGGCCCATTTTGTTGTCCTTCACGACCATATCACGCTCCGTTTACGGCTGTCGGCCGGGATTTCCCCGCTCCTGTGAGAGGACAGAATACTCCAATCCATCCCATCGATAAAGCCGACGCCGCCCTTCGCCTCACCGCCCGGCCACAAACGGCCAAAAGCATTGACTCGCCGCAGGATTGCACGATATTGAAACTACCTCGCGCCGGGGGAAAATCGGATAGGCAAAACAAGCCCGGTCCTTGAACAGGCCGGTTCGCATTTTCCTTCCCCGAGCGGATACCGCACATATGCCGGAGTGGTGGAATGGCAGACACACGGGACTTAAAATCCCGAGATCCTTAGGATCGTGAGGGTTCAACCCCCTCCTCCGGTACCATTTATACAACAAGTTAGGCCGGTTCTCCGGCCTAACTGCTTTTCTGCGACCAAAACGCAAACGTTCTGGCCCTGCTTTCCCTTTTTTCCCGTTCGGGAATTACGCCCCGCTCTCCGTTTCTGATGAATGGATCAGAATCGACCAAAGACGTGGACACCGCCAATGACAGCGACTGCGATAATGTTTGATCGTTTCATGTGAAAGTATGCTCTTCACGGGCAGCGGAGATTTTCCGCTGCCCGGGTAATATTAGCGGTCGGACTCCATGCGAATGCTCTCCGCATACAGACGGGCTTCGATATACTGGGAAAGAGCGGCCACGGCGCGATCGCACACTGGGAAGATCGGCACGCCACTGTTGTGTAATGCATCGCGCATGGGGTCATACAGCCTGCCGCCATCGATGACGCCGACAACGGGCTTGTCGCTACGGCCGACAACCTCCGCCAGAAGCTGCACAATGCCGCTTTCCGCCTTCATGTCGAAAGCCGGAACATCCGTCTCCAGCAGCGTGTGCATGGCCGGGGAAAGCGGATCAAGGCCTACGACAACCGCATCAACACCTTCGTCATGGGCGAGAATATCGGTAATTTCGGCATGGGCCTGGTCGTCGGCAGAGGGATTGATGTCCAGGGGATTGTGCACGGTCACGAGCCCCGACAGTCTCTTGGCGTCCAGGATTTCCGTGATCTTCTGATGGGATTCGGCTGAGAACGAAGCCAACTGCATCTGGTAATCGTCGGAGTGAATCGAATCCGCCATACCCACGGTTTCGAACCCGGCCCCGGATACGGCCGCGAGACGGTTGCCGTTGATACGTTTCCCGGCCATGTTCTCCGCCAGCAGGAAGAGGTCCTGGAACTCCGTGAAATTGCGGGCGACGATGGCCCCCGCCTGCCGCACGCAGGATTCGCAGACCATGTAATCGCCAGCCAGCGAGGCCGTGTGTCCAGAGGTCGCGCTTTTGCCTTCGGGAGTGCGTCCCGCCTTGTAAAATACCACCTCCTTGCCCGCCAGCACGGCTTCCCGCACAGCGGTGCAAAACTCCAATCCATCGAGATCGTTGAACCCTTCAGCGTAGACAGCGATAACGTCCACTTCTGTGGAATCCCTGAAGTGTTTGACCATGTCGCCCAGCGTCAAATCGGTCTGATTGCCCATGGAAATCATGTATGCCGGCTTCATTTCCGGACACTGCGAAGAGCGATGCAACATGAAGGCCCCGGACTGGGATACCAACGCGGCGCGCCGATACGCGGATTCGCGGTCCTTGGGCAGCTTTTCCTCCGGAATGAACCAGGTGTCGTACTTGCCCGGACGGGAAACCACGCCCATGCAGTTTGCTCCAAGAAAAACAGGCCCGCCGTCACCGTTCCCGTGCGCCTCGTCAATGGCCTCAATGACCTTTTGCGCGCGCTCGCGGCTTTCTTCTGTCTCGCCCATGCCGCCGGGGATGAGCATGACGGAATTGGCGGCGTCGAAACGGATGATTTCATCCACCAAACCCGGCACCTGGTCGGCTCCCACGGCCACGACGAACATGTCCATCTTTTCGGGCAAATCCGCCAGGTTGGGATAGCACTTCACGCCGTCGATCTCGTCCACTCCCTCACGGAGCAGGAAGATGTCTTCCTTGGCGAATCCTTCGGCCAGAATGTTGTCGAGGATGATGCGGCCGAAATTCCTGCGCTTGGTGGAAGCGCCGATCAGGCCGATCTTTCCGGGATGCAGAAGGTTCTCGATCTTGCCGATGGGACGCCGGTTCTCCCTCTCGCGGGGAGACCCGAACTTGCACATGCCGTCCAGGGGAACCATGAGGAAATCCGTGAAGGCGTATGGATTGATTTCCATTTCGTTGATGACGAATTCGGCATCCGGATTCATGGGGGAATAGTGGCGGCCCATTTCGATGAAGGAAGAGAAGCACTCCACCAACTGCTCGTCGGTGACAATGCGACGTTGCCCCCGAGTCAGGCCAGCCAGCTTCCTGTATGAAATGGTTTTGCGGAAAAGTTCGAAGAACGCCTTGCCGTCAATCAACTCGCAGGACGCCGCCACGATGGCCTGCCCCTTGCGAAACCGTTCGGCGTACAATTCCGTATCGGTGCCGCCCAGGCCCGCCGAAACAACCATGCCGAATTCACGGGTGTTGCGCAGGCCGACGATGAGCTCGTTGCCGAACGCCGAGGAATCCGGCGGCATGAATTGGACCATGAGCACGCCCTTGAGGTCCCTGCGGATGGCGGCGACGAGGTTCTCTCCGGCAAGTCCCCGATATTCCGCGGGAGCGTGCTCGGGCGCAAGGTTTATCATGTTCGCGTAATTTTCCGGGACGTCGTACAACATTCTCCGGACAGCCGAACGAATTTTATCCGGGTTCTTGGGGACCACTCGAACGCCGCCGACCTCGGTTTTGTGGACGATGGTCGGAGAGACGATCTTGAGAACGACCTTCTCCCCGGGCAACGCGTTCAATTCGTCATCGGAAGAACGCGCCCCGCGAGGAAGCAGAATGCACTTGGGAGGCGTTTCGGCTCCCGACCGGCCCAACAGGTTATATACTTCGTATTCAAAAAGATAATCGCGGCCTTCCTCTCTGGCGGAGCGGAAAAGGTCGGAAATGGCGTCAAATTCAATGGCGACGCTGTTCAGTACTTCCATGGTAAAACCTTTTTGGTTGTTCAGCAGCGGCCTCGCGGCCTTGTACCACCGCTTGAGGACATCTTCCCTGCGCGGATCAGCCGGATCAAAATCGATACAGGGTTTGGTGGCGCAGAGATGGGGACCGGACGCCGCGAACTTGATCTCCATTGTATGGGCAAGAGAAACGACCTCATGCTCATCAAGTCCTTTGCGCATCATGGCCCAGCCGCCTACGGCTCCGCCTCGCAGGGAATCGATGACGTGCCATCCCTTTGCCTCCGTTTCGGAATCATTTCATTCAAAAACGATCTCAGGTTGCTTTTATTCAAAGGCGTTAAGCAGTTTCTTTGTTTGCTCAACTCCATATCAATTTGAATGATGATTTAAACATCGAGCCAAGTGGGCCACAAATTCCGCCAACAGGGAATCTTCGAGATTTTTACACTGATAGTTTGTGCCATCCACCGAAATAACTGGCGTTTTCCCTTTCAGTCCTTGCCTTGCTATCTCCAGATAACAGGTGGTTACTCGGACACAAGCCGAGACCCCTTCGTTTTTCAGATGGGTCCGGAGCCGTCTGGCGGCTCGTTCAGCCCGGTTTGTGTCAGGGTCCAGGATGGTGATTGTTATCCCTGACATGCTGGACCTACCGCGTAGTGTGTATGAAACGTTCGGCTTCCAGAGCCGCTATGGTGCCATCCGCCATTGCCGTGGTGATTTGCCGGTATTTCTTGGGACGCACATCGCCCGCGGCAAACACGCCGGGCAGGGAGGTCGCCATGACGTCATCCGTAATGATATAGCCATGCTCGTCGAGACGCAGTTGTTTGGCAAAAGCGTCGGTGCCGGGCTGTTGGCCCATGAACACGAACACGCCGTCGCATTGCAACTCGCTCTCCTCACCGGTCTCCATATTGCGGAGGGTAACGGATTCAAGTTTGCCGTTTCCATTCAACGACAGGACTTCCGTGGAGTGCCGTGTGGAGGCGTTTTCCCTGGCCGCCAATGCATCCTGTGTGGATTGGGCGGCGAAGAAGCGGTCCATTTTCTCTACCAGAGTCAACTCGCTGACGCCGAGATCAAGCAGAGCGATCGCCTCGTCGAATCCACTGTTGCCGCCCCCCACGATGAGCACCCGTTTGCCGATATAGGGCGCGCCATCGCAGATGGCACAGTAATGGACCTGTTCACAGTCACCGGCCACGGGAAGAGGAACCGGCTTGCGGCCTGTGGCGACAATGACCGCCTTCGCCGTATACGTCTCGTCGTCCGCCTCGATCCGCTTTACAGCCCCGGACAGGTCCATGGAGTCGATGCAGACCGCTTCCTCAACGGTCACTCCGAGCGACTCGACTTGCTTCTGCATTCTCTCCATGAGTTCCATGCCGCCGATGCTGGCATAGGAAGGCATGTTCTCCACTTCTTTGGTCCAGTTGACCAACCCGCCACAGGCATTTTCATCCAGCAACAGAACATCCAGGTTCGCTCGGGCCGTGTACACGGCTGCGGTCATGCCTGCGACGCCGCCGCCGAGAATGATAACGTCATATTCATTACTCATGATCGACTCCGCCGCGACTACAGGGATGCATGGAGCGCTTTCAATTCACGCGGATTCATGAGGCCGGAGTAAATGTTCGCAACCTCGCCGTTTCGGATGAAGATCAGCGTGGGAACGCGCTCAAAACCGAGTTCCGCCATGAGATCCCCTTTGACTTCGCTGTCAACACAATACAGTTCGGTTTCAGGAGACTTGGCGCCGAACTTCATAAGTGCCTTTTCCATGTTCTTGCAGTGCGGGCAGAGCTCCTTGTAAAAAATGACGATGGCGTCATTGTAGGAACGGAAAAGCTCGGATGAGGCCTGATCTGTGATATTCTTTATTTCATTCATTGATTTATCTTGTTTTGTTAGTGGTATGCTATGGCGGCAAGGGCTTCCATGTTCAGAATCTGCAATTTGTTATCCCGCAGTATCTTTATGAGCCCAACTCTCTCAAGCGATTTGAGCGCCTTGTATAAGGTGGCTCGATGCACTCCCAGTATGGACGCGATATCCTTCATTCGCAGTGAGCCGAGCGAAACAATATCATTGGAAGGCAGATCCATTGAATTATAGCGCAGAAGCACGAATTTCACGATTCGTTGCATCATAGTGTCGAGCCCCAACGAAGCCAACTGATTGCTGAGGACATTCACTTTTTGAGAAAGCGTGTAAATAATATCCTTCGCAATACAGGGGTGCGTTTCCAGCATTATGTCCACCGTCTCCTTGCAAAAGGAGTAGACCACGGCGTCCTTGTGGCAAACAAAAGAGCTGTCGATCGGTTCCTTGGTGAAAAAGGGCACCTCACTGAAGAGCGAATTCTCTTCCACATGCATGATGATCTTTTCGTTGCCGCCAGAGGATGTCCGCTTCATGGACACGGTTCCGGACTGGAGATAGCGCAACTCCGTCACCAACTCCCCCGCGAAGACAATATGCTCGCCCTGTTTGAACTCTTTGCGGACACCCAAAGGCAAAACCTTATTCCAGGCGCCGCTGTTGACTTTTATTCGCCAGAATTCGTTTACATGCGGTGCCGACATATCGTCTCCCGTGCGGGGAAGTTGGTCTTGCGCGAATTTTAACTGGTTCGCAGTTCCCCGATGTACAGTTTCAATTTTTGCAGCAATTCCTTGGCCTTTTCGGGATTGCTTTTGATGATGTTCTCCAACTGGAATGGGTCCTTGCGGCGATCAAAGAGTTCATCCATATGCGGCACCGAAACTTTCGCCCCGGGAACGCAGGTCCACATCTCCTCTTTCATCTCCAACTTCGCGGACTGTGCGCCCGCGTTGCCGCCGGAACCGGAACCATCGTAGAATATCTTGTTCATGGAGTCCGTGTCGATCTCCTTTTGAATCCAGTGTATATAGCTGTAATCATGGTTAATAATAGACCAGGACATGCCATAATAACCAGCTATGGCGAAATCGCGGACCGTATCGGTCTCGCCGCGCATGACCGGCAGCAGACTGATGCCGTGCATGTCGTCGGCATCATAAGTCGAGATGCCTTCATGCCCGGTCTGCTCCACCGCATCGGTCCCAAGCCCCAGGCCGTCGAGAAGCGTGGCGGTAATGTCCACGTTCTGGACAAAGGAGTCGATACGCTTGCCGCCCTTCAAACCGGGAACATGGACCATCAGGGGAACATGCACCAACTCTTCGTAAGGCCAGGGGCGGCATTTACGCATCAGGCCGTGGCCGTGCTCGCCGGAACCCATTGGCTGCCCGTGGTCGGAAGTGACGATGACCATGGTATTGTCCCAGAGTCCCTGCGCCTTGAGCGAATCGAAAAGCTTGCCGAGCCACTTGTCGACCAGAGTGACTTTTTCCGCGTAGAGAGCGCGAATGTGAGCGCACTCCTCTTCGGTCATGACGCCATCGATCTCGGTCCACGGGGCGAGCAGCAGCGGATTCCCCTCGTAATCCGGATTGTACGGGCACGGCTTCTTTTCCCAAACGGACGGCGGATCCCACGGCTCGTGGGGATCGAACGAATCGAGCCAAAGGAGGAACGGCCGATTGGGATCACGCTTCTCCTTCAGCCAACTATCCGCCTCGGAGATCACCACCGAAGCGTAATTATCCGCATCCGAATGCCAGTTCTGGCGCTGTTTCAAGTAGCACTCGGCTTCCCGGATCAGGGATTTGCTGGAATCGTCGTACTCGCCGTCCTCATCCTTCTTGAGCCAATTGGGAGAAAGATAGTCCTCTCCCTTGAATTCGGCCTTGAGCGGGACATTGCTGAAGGTTTCGTGATCCAACTCATGGCCGTTGCAGAAACGGACATAGTCGAATCCACGGGAATAGCCGTATTTGGGGAGACGCATCGGCGGGGTGTCATACACCAAAGCCGTCTGCACATCGCGACACCAGAGAACATCGGTGATGGACGTATCCTCCGTGGTCAGCGGACGCCAGCCGCTCTCCGGCAAGGTATACCGTCCCGTAAGGAGGGCTCGACGAACCGGAATGGTCGGCAGTCCCTCACTGTACGCGTTTTCGAACAGGAAACCGTCTTCGGCGAACTTGTCCAGATTCGGAGTTTTGACTTCCTTGTTCCCGTAACAGCCCAAGTAATTGAACTGTAGGGTGTCCAGCATGACGAACAGAACGTTTTTGATTTGGGATTTAGACATTGAACTACCTTATTGAGTTAAACTGATTCGGAATCGGCTGCCGACTTCAGCGATCGAACGGAAGTGCCGTCAGTCTTCATGATTCCGAAACCGGTTGCGGCCAAAGCCAGAGATACGAATGGAATTATCACGTTAAAAAAGGCGAAGGGAACGTAATCCACTGCGCCGACGCCGAGTATGCCAAGGATATAGAAGGCGTGAACGGACCAGGGCACCAGAGGACACCCCAGGGTGCCCGCGTCTTCACAGGTGCGAGAAAGCACCTGGGGAGCGATCTTCGCGTCTTTGTAGTTCTGGCCGAAGGCCCGGCCGGGAACCACCACGGCCAGGATTTGGCTGCCGGTACCAAGCAGAATGATGTAGGCGGCACCGAGAGTCGCGCCGACAAGCGAAAGCGCGGAGTTCGCGCCCCGCAACATCGCGTCCAGCAAGACCTCAAGCACGCGGGCTTTTTCCAGGATACCGCCAAAAGCCATGCCGCTGGTAAGCAGCAGGATCGTGACCATGACGGACATTAGACCGCCACGGGAAAGAAGCGAATTCAATTCCGGGGAAGGCGTGGTAGCCGTGTAGCCGGTCGTCAACTGCTTGGCCAAAACGGAAATGGTGGCACCGTCATACAACGCAATCGCCAATGCGCTGAGAATGCAGACGACCATGACAGGCAGGACAGGCATTCGTTTATAGGCCAGCACCACCATCAATACGGGAGGCAGGAACGCGATGGGGGAAAGCGAATAGCTCGCTTCCAGGGAAGTGAGAATCGCATTGATATTCCCCACGCCGGAGAGATCGCCGGAATGCATGGAGCCAAGCACGGTATAGCCGACGATGGAGATCACGGCTGCCGGAACGGTGGTCCACAACATTGAGGCTATGTGCGTGAAAAGCGGAACCTCGCAGACTGTGGCGGTAATATTCGTCGAGTCGGAGACGGGCGACATCTTGTCGCCGAAGTAAGCTCCTGAAACAATGGCCCCCACGGTCCACGCGGGATTGAACCCCATTGCTCCGCCGACTCCGAGCAGGGCCACGCCGATGGTGCCCATTGTGCCGAAAGAGGTTCCCGTCGCCAGAGAGGCAACCGAACACAACACAAAGGTGGATGTGAGAAAATGCTCAGGAGCAATAAGCTTGAGCCCCCAGTAGATGATAACCGGGATAGTGCCGGAAGCCATCCAGGAGGCGATAATCATGCCGACAAGCATCAGGATGGCCACCGCAATTTGAATACGCCCCACGGCCGCAAGCATCCCCTCCTGCAACTCCCCCCACGAATAGCCGATTTTCAGGGCCATGACGCCCGCCACGGCCACGGCCACAAGCAAAGGCAAAACAGGCGGACGCACGCCGACCACAACTGTCCCGTACAAAATAATTGCGACAGGAATCGCGAAGGTTAAGAAAGCCCACAGTAAAGATGGTTTTTTCCCGTCCGAACTCATTTCCTCTCCTCTTTCGGCATATAATTCACTGTTTTTCCAACATCATTATTTCGAGCAAGTTGCTAAAATGCTTGTAAGATCCACGTAGCCTTGTTGCCAGGTCTTGTTGTTACGATAGGTCTGATCGCGGAGCGTGTCTGTTGCCTAGGCAACAAAGGCTGCGCAATCGAACAATTTATTGCAGACACACCTCTTCGGCCGAAAAGAAGCGCTGCAATGCAATAAATCAACGTTGCCAATCCACATGGTTTGACTTCGCCGCAATAAAAAGACGTTTGTTCACCGAAGGATATTCCATACGATCGAAACCGTTCCGCCGAAGGCCTGGTCCGCAGGCCCCCTCTTCCCGACGTGAACAATGGCATTGAACGCCGAAGGCCAAGGAAGAACTCCCTTGGGCCTATCGCCGCATGAGTCACCACACATCGCCGGGGATTTACGGAAACTAAAGACTTTGCTGATGCAGTATGCGCGGATGAGAAGACATTACCTGAAGCCGTTTTGATTTGATCGATCGATTCCTTCTGAAAAACGAAAGGCTCTCCCATTTGACGGGACTAGCGAGGAACCATCAAACCGAGCCCAAAGCTCAAAGGAGAACTTCGCGCCAGTCTCAATCACAACGACAGAAAACACAAGTTCGGCTTGCCCTATCTTGCGGCTAAATTCGACAATGTTTCGAAAAACTGCCGACAGATGAGGAATGGTGTTAATTGGGAACGGACTGTGCGGACACGAAACTCGGGAAGCCCCTTGGCGGCAAATTACTCTGCGGCCAACACGCTTAAGCCTCCCATAGCGCCATTCGCCCCAGGTCAACCCGTCGAGAGGTCTTTCCTCAACCTATCCCCCGCCGCCGGATCAGAGGGGGGGGAAAAAACGGCCCTCGCCAAGCCCCCAAAAAAAAAGGGCTCCAACCAGTGGAGCCCTTTTGATCTATTTCCGAATGCCTAGGAGTTGCGACGCCTGCGGGCGTAAGCCAGGAACCCGAGCATACCGAGTCCCATCAGGAGGAACGACCCCGGTTCGGGAACGGGAGCGCCGGGATCGCCGGGAGTAACGGAACCGAAGGTGATGTCATCGAAACCGATCTGGTTGATAACGCCGCCGAAGCTGACCGAGTAAGCGATGCCCTCAAAAGCGACGCCCGTGGCCACGAAGGGGCTGAAATCGCCCGTGGGATCTCCGCCATCCGACGGAGTGACGTCCAGATTCAGGGTGGCGAGCAGATCGCCGGTGCCATCGAGGCCGCTCCACACATTCACGCTGCCCGGGTTGTTGATGGCGGAATAGAAAAAGGAGAAGCCGGTATCGAACCCTGCCGCGAGGCTCATGATGGCCGCGTCACCGTTCAGGAAAAAGAGGATGGTATCCGGGCTGGGCTCGTTGCCGAAGTTGCCGGTGCCACCGGCATCGGAGTCAATAATGCTCAGGGCGTTGTCGCTGAAAGAAACGCCGTAGTCCGTCCCGGAGTTACCCATGGAACTTGTTCCGCCGTTGTAGAAATCAAGAATCTGGTCATGATCGCCCAGCCCCTCGAAATCGAGAACAAGTGCCTGGGAAGGCGTCACGAGAAACAAACACATGACGAATGAAGAAAACAGAATTGCAACCTTGTAAATCCTATTCATAGCAGCCTCCTGGCAGTAGTATTCCCCAACCACTGACAAACGAAGCAAACACCATACCAAAGATATTGCTCATTTATTCCAGGATATTAGACAAAAACAGCAAAGACATCCTGTCGGTTTTCTTTACGTTTCGACAGAAAACTTTACTTTCGCGATCTGATCCGGCTGACATTCCATGTTTTATGGTAAACGGCACAGGCTCTCCCGGCGCGTTCGGACGGTCATGCGCCGCAACCGTCCAGCGGAATCAACGGCCGTCGACGGCTACAGTTGCACGGTGTTCAGGACGACCGACATGGCCTTGAACCAGAACTCGACCTCGTCGCCGGGCTCAAGGGCAAGGTCCCGGGCGCTCAGGGCGGAGATGAGGGCGCAGACGTCGGTGCCATCGGGGAGACGGCCCAGAACCTCGGTCAGCACAGGGGTGTCCGTGACCCGGAGAATCCGGGCTTCCAGACAGTTGCGCGCGCTGCCGGAGAGCCG from Pseudodesulfovibrio thermohalotolerans includes the following:
- a CDS encoding Crp/Fnr family transcriptional regulator, which produces MSAPHVNEFWRIKVNSGAWNKVLPLGVRKEFKQGEHIVFAGELVTELRYLQSGTVSMKRTSSGGNEKIIMHVEENSLFSEVPFFTKEPIDSSFVCHKDAVVYSFCKETVDIMLETHPCIAKDIIYTLSQKVNVLSNQLASLGLDTMMQRIVKFVLLRYNSMDLPSNDIVSLGSLRMKDIASILGVHRATLYKALKSLERVGLIKILRDNKLQILNMEALAAIAYH
- a CDS encoding sulfatase, producing the protein MSKSQIKNVLFVMLDTLQFNYLGCYGNKEVKTPNLDKFAEDGFLFENAYSEGLPTIPVRRALLTGRYTLPESGWRPLTTEDTSITDVLWCRDVQTALVYDTPPMRLPKYGYSRGFDYVRFCNGHELDHETFSNVPLKAEFKGEDYLSPNWLKKDEDGEYDDSSKSLIREAECYLKQRQNWHSDADNYASVVISEADSWLKEKRDPNRPFLLWLDSFDPHEPWDPPSVWEKKPCPYNPDYEGNPLLLAPWTEIDGVMTEEECAHIRALYAEKVTLVDKWLGKLFDSLKAQGLWDNTMVIVTSDHGQPMGSGEHGHGLMRKCRPWPYEELVHVPLMVHVPGLKGGKRIDSFVQNVDITATLLDGLGLGTDAVEQTGHEGISTYDADDMHGISLLPVMRGETDTVRDFAIAGYYGMSWSIINHDYSYIHWIQKEIDTDSMNKIFYDGSGSGGNAGAQSAKLEMKEEMWTCVPGAKVSVPHMDELFDRRKDPFQLENIIKSNPEKAKELLQKLKLYIGELRTS
- the nhaC gene encoding Na+/H+ antiporter NhaC, with product MSSDGKKPSLLWAFLTFAIPVAIILYGTVVVGVRPPVLPLLVAVAVAGVMALKIGYSWGELQEGMLAAVGRIQIAVAILMLVGMIIASWMASGTIPVIIYWGLKLIAPEHFLTSTFVLCSVASLATGTSFGTMGTIGVALLGVGGAMGFNPAWTVGAIVSGAYFGDKMSPVSDSTNITATVCEVPLFTHIASMLWTTVPAAVISIVGYTVLGSMHSGDLSGVGNINAILTSLEASYSLSPIAFLPPVLMVVLAYKRMPVLPVMVVCILSALAIALYDGATISVLAKQLTTGYTATTPSPELNSLLSRGGLMSVMVTILLLTSGMAFGGILEKARVLEVLLDAMLRGANSALSLVGATLGAAYIILLGTGSQILAVVVPGRAFGQNYKDAKIAPQVLSRTCEDAGTLGCPLVPWSVHAFYILGILGVGAVDYVPFAFFNVIIPFVSLALAATGFGIMKTDGTSVRSLKSAADSESV
- a CDS encoding PEP-CTERM sorting domain-containing protein; translation: MNRIYKVAILFSSFVMCLFLVTPSQALVLDFEGLGDHDQILDFYNGGTSSMGNSGTDYGVSFSDNALSIIDSDAGGTGNFGNEPSPDTILFFLNGDAAIMSLAAGFDTGFSFFYSAINNPGSVNVWSGLDGTGDLLATLNLDVTPSDGGDPTGDFSPFVATGVAFEGIAYSVSFGGVINQIGFDDITFGSVTPGDPGAPVPEPGSFLLMGLGMLGFLAYARRRRNS